In Nocardioides cavernae, a single genomic region encodes these proteins:
- a CDS encoding ARPP-1 family domain-containing protein, whose protein sequence is MMDLHVGRGTTRGAMTVFPLWTTSGGVGRYTTLAKHLDVSEVDSGPDVGTLMVGNLGKRPALVLEGQLFEGGWQHRMSMRSLMVGVHERIPVEVACVEQGRWSGERQQPSRGRRATPYVRDAARGGGDVQGEVWNRVARHTNGTPNLTGSLVEHLDRAAGGLTVWSDLRPLPGQSGVLIGIGGQPYVAEVFDSPQTLRRQFAAIVEAAALDAQWAPGVETPGRRARRFAERCGALRTELVGPAGIGEEVRGRSAYVDATSLTWEGRDVHTRLSNVRHPMLVAGCQGESRLR, encoded by the coding sequence ATGATGGATCTGCACGTGGGCCGCGGCACTACCCGCGGGGCGATGACGGTGTTCCCGCTGTGGACCACCTCAGGCGGCGTCGGCCGGTACACGACGCTGGCCAAGCACCTGGATGTGAGCGAGGTGGACAGCGGTCCCGACGTGGGCACCTTGATGGTCGGCAACCTGGGCAAGCGTCCGGCTCTGGTGCTGGAGGGGCAGCTGTTCGAGGGCGGGTGGCAGCACCGGATGTCGATGCGGTCGCTGATGGTGGGCGTGCACGAGCGGATCCCGGTCGAGGTCGCCTGCGTCGAGCAAGGTCGTTGGTCCGGGGAGCGACAGCAGCCGTCGCGGGGACGCCGTGCGACGCCGTACGTCAGGGACGCCGCTCGCGGGGGTGGCGACGTCCAGGGCGAGGTGTGGAACCGCGTCGCACGGCACACGAACGGCACCCCCAACCTCACCGGGTCGCTCGTGGAGCACCTCGACAGGGCCGCGGGCGGCCTCACCGTCTGGTCGGACCTGCGACCGTTGCCGGGGCAGTCCGGTGTGCTGATCGGCATCGGGGGCCAGCCGTACGTAGCCGAGGTCTTCGATTCGCCGCAGACGTTGCGCCGGCAGTTCGCCGCAATCGTCGAGGCGGCCGCCCTCGACGCGCAATGGGCACCGGGCGTCGAGACGCCCGGTCGGCGGGCACGCCGATTCGCCGAGCGCTGTGGGGCGCTGCGCACCGAGCTCGTGGGACCCGCCGGGATCGGCGAGGAGGTGCGAGGTCGCTCGGCGTACGTCGACGCGACCAGCCTGACGTGGGAGGGACGCGACGTCCACACCCGCCTGTCCAACGTGCGCCACCCGATGCTGGTAGCGGGATGTCAGGGGGAGTCACGACTACGGTGA
- a CDS encoding DUF262 domain-containing HNH endonuclease family protein, which produces MAGSRTANRKVLVTTTDVDALFKPTSASVRQLLSDLVGGFSIPSYQRPYRWMPADMRRLCEDLIAGLDRLVKDPSAVAFVGAIITVSGAGDEHPTAPSDARQIIDGQQRLTTIVMLAIALHEQLGNVHDKLSTSRSIPSEEAEWFDEHISEVRGQLFLCLSDQKNYGDEAFKKLPKITRGITDLWGNRASTARYLSPIANLIHGYLVHTDGVLYTPERPALEIKPESTGSSPADFDYLHLRYQQLRRMTRDIAKGSEGDLADSIDLQSVLGSGSAVLKSLFKTSSDTAPALRALASTNEDVAHALRLLLFARFLLERVAVTQINAKDESYAFDLFDSLNTTGEPLTAFETFVPLVVQAEGFEDYASSDSFEHIALTSRLLSADEGNVQRQTERLMTSFILADAGVKVASKHNEQRRELTRLYRTAENDAQRRAMTRQLADCALCYFHLWQRLELARGATGVEGSLGEESLFSLRFLAKLNHTIVLAPLSRYYSRWVMDPTAASVAQLEVVIKASTAFSVLWRTAHGGTDGIDGVYRRLMSQGCGIISAPLARTDGQTHDIRSLPPAQDVVDAYRHLLANSNTFAVSSIEDWLGHAAARPIYDDQAELSRFLLLVAGHHAVADGSTGLTKDGQEADHTAMLRAERYTSDDRLATVEHVAPQTRGDNGWNADIYMSPSAVSMLGNLTLLPIDDNSFISNRPWCEKKAIYGALSADAPDETKNILETAVSAGLGLTPEKQEYLVERRQHLPMLRAISQYDGEWTREFIQARTLHLLGRAWSKLDAWLPDEEQEV; this is translated from the coding sequence ATGGCAGGATCGCGCACAGCCAACCGGAAGGTCCTTGTGACTACAACAGACGTCGACGCGCTCTTCAAACCCACCTCCGCCTCTGTCCGTCAACTCCTTTCGGATCTCGTCGGTGGGTTCAGCATTCCCTCCTATCAGCGGCCCTATAGATGGATGCCGGCGGATATGCGCAGACTTTGCGAGGACCTTATTGCCGGACTGGACAGACTGGTAAAGGACCCTTCTGCAGTTGCGTTTGTTGGAGCGATCATCACCGTTAGTGGTGCGGGTGACGAACATCCCACGGCACCGTCGGACGCCCGGCAAATAATTGATGGACAGCAGCGGCTCACTACGATCGTGATGCTTGCCATCGCGTTACATGAACAATTGGGAAACGTGCATGACAAACTGAGCACGTCGAGGTCAATACCCTCGGAAGAGGCGGAGTGGTTCGACGAGCACATTTCCGAGGTGCGCGGACAGCTCTTCCTTTGCCTCAGCGATCAAAAAAACTATGGGGATGAAGCCTTCAAAAAGCTCCCGAAGATTACACGGGGGATCACGGATCTATGGGGAAATCGCGCGTCCACAGCTCGCTACCTGTCCCCGATAGCCAATCTCATTCACGGCTACCTGGTGCACACTGATGGCGTGCTTTACACACCAGAACGACCCGCGCTAGAAATCAAACCCGAATCAACTGGAAGCTCCCCCGCCGACTTCGACTACCTACATCTGCGATACCAACAACTGCGCAGGATGACGCGGGACATCGCGAAGGGATCAGAAGGCGACCTCGCTGACAGCATAGACCTGCAAAGCGTTCTCGGAAGCGGTTCTGCCGTCCTGAAGTCGCTCTTTAAGACATCGTCAGATACCGCGCCCGCACTGCGTGCACTCGCCTCTACCAACGAGGACGTTGCGCACGCACTCAGACTATTGCTTTTTGCGCGCTTCCTTCTAGAGCGCGTCGCAGTAACTCAAATCAATGCAAAAGACGAGTCCTACGCATTCGATTTGTTCGATTCCTTGAATACGACGGGCGAGCCTCTCACGGCTTTCGAGACATTCGTCCCGCTTGTGGTACAGGCGGAGGGATTTGAGGACTACGCATCGTCTGACAGCTTTGAGCATATTGCGCTGACGAGCCGACTCCTCAGCGCCGACGAAGGCAATGTGCAACGCCAGACCGAACGACTAATGACCAGCTTCATACTCGCTGACGCCGGCGTGAAGGTTGCGAGCAAACACAATGAGCAGCGTCGAGAGCTTACGAGGCTCTATCGGACAGCGGAGAACGATGCACAGCGCAGAGCGATGACGAGGCAACTTGCCGATTGCGCCCTCTGCTACTTCCACCTATGGCAACGATTGGAACTTGCGCGCGGGGCGACCGGAGTTGAGGGATCGCTTGGCGAAGAATCGCTCTTCTCGTTGCGCTTTCTAGCGAAACTGAACCACACAATCGTCCTAGCGCCGCTGTCGCGCTACTACTCCCGATGGGTCATGGACCCGACGGCTGCATCCGTTGCGCAGCTGGAAGTAGTAATCAAGGCATCCACAGCATTTTCAGTGCTGTGGCGAACTGCTCACGGCGGTACAGATGGCATCGACGGTGTTTATCGCAGGTTGATGTCCCAAGGTTGCGGCATCATCAGTGCACCGCTTGCGCGCACAGATGGCCAGACTCACGACATACGCTCGCTTCCTCCTGCGCAGGACGTAGTCGATGCCTACCGACACCTTCTGGCCAACTCGAACACTTTCGCCGTGTCATCTATCGAAGATTGGCTCGGTCACGCAGCTGCGCGGCCGATCTATGACGACCAGGCAGAGCTGTCGCGATTCCTTCTTCTGGTTGCGGGCCATCACGCAGTAGCTGACGGTTCGACCGGGTTGACGAAGGACGGGCAGGAAGCTGACCACACAGCAATGCTTCGCGCGGAGCGTTATACGTCTGACGACAGACTTGCCACCGTCGAACATGTCGCGCCGCAAACCCGGGGAGACAATGGCTGGAATGCTGACATATACATGTCGCCAAGCGCGGTGTCCATGCTCGGAAATCTAACGCTGCTTCCGATCGACGACAACAGCTTTATCAGCAATCGGCCCTGGTGCGAAAAGAAGGCGATATATGGCGCGCTCTCTGCGGACGCCCCTGACGAGACTAAAAATATCCTCGAGACAGCCGTGTCCGCAGGCCTGGGCCTGACGCCCGAGAAGCAAGAGTATCTGGTTGAGCGTCGACAACACCTGCCGATGTTGCGAGCAATTAGCCAGTACGACGGTGAGTGGACTCGCGAATTCATTCAAGCGCGCACTCTTCATTTGCTTGGGCGTGCGTGGTCAAAATTGGATGCCTGGTTGCCCGATGAAGAACAGGAAGTATAG
- a CDS encoding DEAD/DEAH box helicase, translating to MDADQPYDALAALAIRRSTARGAALLDFFSVADDEPTGDEQKPSLELVEGRHGLFAHQRVAARAVLRDLEVEPHRVLLHMPTGSGKTRTAMNAICELLNRHEPFLVVWLAHSEELCEQAASEFAVAWRSLGNRQLPVQRWWGRHTLAPDGQKDGIIIAGLPKAFASAKREWRELGGLAGRVGLVVMDEAHQAVAPSYQLVLDLLSQAGSATPLLGLSATPGRTWNDVDEDQRLADFFFHRKVKLTVPGYDNPVDYLVDEGYLADSQFESLHSAVGIELSPKDVSDLADGLDIPARVLQQLAEDEQRNLLIVHRTEAMARTHPRIIIFAATVEHAVVLATVLRSRGIRARAVTGTTPEGERARAIRDFRDPSMETRILVNYGVLTTGFDAPTTSAAIIARPTASLVLYSQMVGRAIRGPRAGGNATATIATVVDPGLEGFASPADAFINWEDVWE from the coding sequence GTGGATGCGGACCAGCCGTACGACGCACTCGCAGCGCTTGCCATACGACGCTCGACAGCTCGTGGTGCGGCGCTCTTGGACTTCTTTTCGGTTGCCGATGACGAGCCCACAGGGGATGAGCAGAAGCCATCACTCGAGCTGGTCGAAGGCAGACATGGCTTGTTTGCGCACCAGCGAGTCGCCGCTCGGGCAGTCCTCCGTGACTTGGAGGTGGAACCACATCGCGTGTTGCTCCACATGCCCACAGGTTCGGGCAAGACACGAACCGCGATGAATGCCATATGTGAGCTGCTTAATCGGCATGAGCCATTTCTCGTAGTCTGGCTCGCGCATTCGGAGGAACTCTGCGAGCAAGCCGCCTCCGAGTTCGCCGTAGCCTGGCGGAGCCTGGGAAATCGACAACTCCCCGTGCAACGCTGGTGGGGTCGGCACACCCTCGCCCCGGACGGGCAGAAGGATGGAATTATCATCGCCGGTCTTCCCAAGGCCTTCGCGTCCGCCAAACGTGAATGGCGCGAACTCGGCGGCCTGGCCGGCCGCGTCGGGCTAGTGGTGATGGACGAGGCGCACCAAGCAGTTGCACCGAGCTACCAGCTAGTTCTTGACCTGCTTTCGCAGGCCGGGTCAGCTACTCCCCTTCTTGGACTCAGTGCCACTCCGGGTCGCACGTGGAACGATGTGGACGAGGACCAGCGACTGGCGGACTTCTTCTTCCACCGTAAGGTGAAGCTGACGGTTCCCGGGTACGACAACCCAGTGGACTATTTGGTGGATGAAGGATACCTAGCGGACTCCCAGTTTGAGAGTCTGCACTCTGCAGTAGGCATCGAACTGAGCCCGAAAGACGTCAGCGACCTCGCCGACGGGCTCGATATTCCCGCTCGCGTTTTACAGCAACTTGCCGAGGATGAACAGCGAAACCTTCTCATCGTGCACCGCACAGAGGCGATGGCACGAACTCATCCGCGGATCATCATCTTCGCTGCAACCGTAGAGCACGCAGTGGTCTTGGCTACTGTCTTGCGCTCGCGTGGAATTCGGGCGCGCGCAGTTACGGGCACGACCCCGGAGGGAGAACGAGCGAGGGCCATCCGTGACTTTCGTGATCCCTCGATGGAAACACGAATACTCGTCAATTACGGCGTACTGACCACTGGCTTCGATGCGCCTACAACGAGCGCCGCGATTATTGCGCGCCCGACCGCGAGCCTTGTCCTCTACAGCCAGATGGTCGGACGCGCAATCAGAGGGCCTCGAGCGGGTGGAAACGCGACAGCAACTATCGCGACGGTCGTCGATCCCGGCCTTGAAGGTTTCGCATCGCCAGCCGACGCATTTATCAATTGGGAAGACGTGTGGGAGTGA
- a CDS encoding ADP-ribosylglycohydrolase family protein produces the protein MRLDNAQLDRAVGALLGSAVGDALGAGYEFGSAPYGGWPAMIGGGLGGFAPGEWTDDTAQAVAIARVAATGADLRSEEALDAIAAGFAEWYAGGPDDVGVQTGTVLRRAGRDATGRTMSDAARFVHAQLGGRSAGNGSLMRTVTVALAHLDDPVALVAAANAVSALTHHDPIAGEGAALWCLAIRHAVLDGRFPDASDVLPMLGDTVHDWAAVLAEADAKEPGHFHQNGWVVGALQAAWSAIRHTPEPQDMPCRHLQEGLATAIGIGNDTDTVAAIAGALLGARWGASAVPQEWQAPLHGWGVDQGAVSLVALATTTVQGGRTRGRDDWPLCERMDYRGYGGESTYVTHPLVDGVWIGGALPLDDLPEDIDAVVSLCRVGTRQVPDHVASHAVRLLDTVAEDNPNVAFVIDDAARTVLRLRNEGKRVFLHCVAAHSRTPTVAARIAMLDGHSLEESVTAVVAALPAARPRAFLIDALRTLDRNDRAAAEGDSR, from the coding sequence ATGAGACTCGACAATGCCCAGCTCGACCGCGCGGTCGGTGCGCTCCTGGGCTCCGCGGTGGGCGACGCGTTGGGGGCCGGCTACGAGTTCGGGTCGGCGCCGTACGGCGGGTGGCCCGCGATGATCGGTGGTGGCCTCGGCGGCTTCGCTCCTGGCGAGTGGACGGACGACACCGCCCAGGCCGTCGCGATCGCTCGGGTCGCGGCGACGGGAGCGGACCTGCGGTCCGAGGAGGCCCTCGACGCGATCGCAGCCGGCTTCGCCGAATGGTACGCCGGCGGGCCGGACGACGTGGGCGTCCAGACCGGCACCGTGCTGCGCCGCGCCGGCCGCGACGCCACGGGGCGCACGATGTCCGACGCGGCCAGGTTCGTCCACGCTCAGCTCGGTGGACGGTCGGCGGGAAACGGGTCGCTGATGCGGACTGTCACGGTCGCGCTGGCACACCTCGATGACCCCGTGGCGCTCGTCGCCGCGGCGAATGCGGTCAGCGCACTGACCCACCACGACCCGATCGCCGGGGAAGGTGCTGCACTCTGGTGTCTGGCGATCCGGCACGCCGTGCTGGACGGGCGGTTCCCCGACGCCAGCGACGTCCTGCCCATGCTCGGCGACACTGTCCACGACTGGGCTGCTGTGCTCGCCGAAGCCGACGCGAAGGAGCCGGGCCACTTCCACCAGAACGGATGGGTCGTCGGCGCTCTGCAAGCCGCCTGGTCGGCGATCCGGCACACGCCCGAGCCGCAGGACATGCCGTGCCGACACCTACAGGAGGGGCTCGCCACAGCGATCGGGATCGGCAACGACACCGACACGGTGGCCGCGATCGCAGGGGCGCTGCTCGGGGCACGCTGGGGAGCGAGCGCCGTACCCCAGGAGTGGCAGGCGCCGCTCCACGGATGGGGCGTCGACCAAGGTGCCGTCTCGCTGGTCGCCCTGGCGACCACCACGGTCCAGGGCGGTCGCACGCGCGGCCGCGACGACTGGCCGCTCTGCGAGCGCATGGACTACCGCGGCTACGGAGGCGAGTCGACGTATGTCACGCACCCGCTGGTGGACGGTGTCTGGATTGGCGGCGCGCTGCCGCTCGACGACCTGCCCGAGGACATCGACGCGGTGGTCAGCCTGTGTCGTGTGGGGACCAGGCAGGTCCCCGACCATGTCGCAAGTCACGCCGTACGTCTCCTGGACACAGTCGCGGAGGACAACCCCAACGTCGCCTTCGTCATCGACGACGCCGCAAGGACCGTGCTGCGGCTGAGGAACGAGGGCAAGCGGGTGTTCCTGCACTGCGTTGCGGCCCACAGTCGTACGCCGACCGTGGCCGCGCGCATCGCGATGCTCGACGGCCACTCGCTCGAGGAGTCCGTGACCGCCGTGGTAGCGGCCCTGCCTGCGGCGAGGCCCCGGGCGTTCCTCATCGACGCGCTCAGAACCTTGGACAGGAACGATCGCGCGGCGGCCGAAGGCGACTCGAGATGA
- a CDS encoding ATP-binding protein, whose protein sequence is MTDYDIVPTSLAVKAMRDNGYKNAAYALAELMDNSIQAGAGQVSVLCADQEGMVDQRMRRRLSSVAVLDDGSGMDEATLQIALQFGNGTRLSDENAAKGMGRFGMGLPSASISQCRRVDVWSWQAGPESALHSYIDLAEIESGDLKTVPRPELKAIPRIWTAGSGRRDLGESGTLVVWSKIDRSLWRTSKALIDNSEELIGRMYRYWIDRGDVQIHLRSFLDDNPQAPVIEKRARPNDPLYLMSDTTCPSPFDNKPMFEPFPSADAYEIETKIRFQGQDHVVKTRLALATEEARAGDNAGSRAHGRHAARNVGVSVVRAGRELELDPAWTTTYDPRERWWGVEVSFEPGLDELFGVANNKQSARNFAEAARIDTAAMVKEHGGSISRARQALADDEDPLEPLLELVHRIQTNIREMRKLIGVQAEGRRRKRHQNQTAEAQATEAVRKRQEAGHRGQSDADESKPADERATELAEQLEASGHSHEAAKALAAETIDKGLKYRMDVSSLEGGAFFSVQPRGGVLLVTLNTDHPAYSLLLGAQDPAALPEDPEALKAKLLASQAGLEMMLFAWARYEDEQTSPDQRRAAQNVRHDWGRMAEGFLDNRA, encoded by the coding sequence ATGACTGATTACGACATCGTGCCAACCTCGCTCGCTGTGAAGGCGATGCGCGACAACGGCTACAAGAACGCCGCTTACGCTTTGGCCGAGCTGATGGACAACTCGATTCAAGCGGGGGCAGGGCAGGTCTCGGTGCTGTGCGCAGACCAGGAGGGCATGGTCGACCAGCGTATGCGCCGGCGGCTCAGCTCTGTCGCGGTGCTCGATGACGGTAGTGGCATGGATGAGGCCACACTCCAGATCGCCTTGCAATTCGGCAACGGAACTCGTCTCTCCGACGAGAATGCTGCGAAAGGCATGGGGCGCTTTGGCATGGGTCTTCCCAGCGCTTCAATCTCACAGTGTCGGCGAGTCGACGTGTGGAGCTGGCAGGCAGGTCCCGAGTCAGCCCTGCATAGCTACATCGATCTCGCTGAGATTGAGTCCGGTGATCTCAAGACCGTGCCCCGGCCGGAGCTCAAAGCAATACCGAGAATTTGGACTGCGGGATCCGGGCGGCGCGACCTCGGCGAGTCCGGAACGCTAGTCGTGTGGAGCAAGATCGATCGGTCCCTCTGGCGAACCTCCAAGGCACTGATCGACAACTCCGAAGAGTTGATCGGGCGCATGTACCGCTACTGGATCGACCGCGGTGATGTCCAGATTCACTTACGCAGCTTCCTCGATGACAACCCCCAAGCGCCGGTCATCGAGAAGCGCGCCCGGCCCAACGACCCGCTGTACCTCATGAGCGATACGACGTGCCCCTCCCCGTTCGACAACAAGCCGATGTTCGAGCCATTCCCGTCCGCAGATGCATACGAGATCGAAACGAAGATTCGTTTCCAAGGACAGGACCATGTCGTCAAGACAAGACTCGCCCTGGCCACTGAGGAGGCTCGTGCGGGCGACAACGCCGGAAGTCGCGCGCACGGCCGACACGCCGCGCGAAACGTCGGAGTGTCGGTGGTCCGTGCGGGTCGCGAGCTTGAGCTCGATCCTGCCTGGACCACGACCTATGATCCACGCGAGCGCTGGTGGGGCGTCGAGGTCAGCTTCGAGCCCGGCCTTGACGAACTGTTCGGCGTTGCCAACAACAAGCAGTCAGCACGCAACTTCGCAGAAGCAGCCAGGATCGACACGGCGGCAATGGTGAAGGAGCACGGCGGCTCGATAAGCAGAGCTCGTCAGGCCCTCGCCGATGACGAGGACCCCCTCGAGCCCCTCCTCGAACTCGTCCATCGCATTCAGACCAACATCCGCGAGATGCGCAAGCTCATCGGCGTACAGGCCGAAGGACGCAGGCGGAAGCGACACCAGAATCAGACGGCTGAGGCCCAGGCCACCGAAGCGGTCCGCAAGCGCCAAGAAGCCGGGCATCGAGGTCAGAGCGATGCGGATGAATCCAAACCCGCGGATGAACGGGCAACCGAACTCGCGGAACAGCTCGAGGCCTCCGGACATTCGCATGAAGCAGCCAAAGCTCTTGCCGCTGAGACGATCGACAAGGGCTTGAAGTACCGCATGGACGTCTCGTCTCTCGAAGGGGGCGCGTTCTTCTCCGTGCAGCCAAGGGGTGGAGTACTCCTTGTCACGCTCAACACAGACCACCCTGCGTACAGCCTGCTGCTCGGCGCGCAGGACCCCGCCGCGCTGCCAGAGGACCCCGAAGCCCTAAAAGCGAAGCTCCTTGCCTCCCAAGCTGGGCTGGAGATGATGCTCTTCGCGTGGGCACGCTACGAGGATGAGCAAACCTCGCCCGACCAGCGTAGGGCTGCGCAGAATGTGCGGCATGACTGGGGTCGCATGGCCGAAGGCTTCTTGGATAACCGGGCGTAG
- a CDS encoding PGN_0703 family putative restriction endonuclease, with translation MSKTSAFDVRYDRRLSEGFLAHLLPGGVLASLAVYAKSALFPLDLRFRRDVKTQAEHVSLYVGLTSVLDVHHAKSGKLRLKVHQTHQQNGKFDPGWSALRTPDELAAIWPDVELYLDRVIPMAARSHGTKEGAVQAAVAAHRSRERIVLDREVTPSFRDAAFKKQFMEECQRPILEALAKADLGFGGVPAKLGNECDALAIDHAGRVLAVEVKPLAVGSIAWVAAQAVMYARILQRWIDLDDTGADGPAHVLRGMLAQRHAVRLAPPLEVALPDQLRVTPVVALQRGASPEMVRRMLKVRDVLSAADMGVEPVEIYEVNLIGEWIPLDESRLPDGRPVARRNYARESNERAVHWKHNTSALPDEARGPGAVRGWGGTYDVDYALPEAYASHNLLPEVRDMALELFEKHEIAWHQSIHGGPTNHLRSSQVQCVNALGQMMADPDRIRTAFGRVLEIGEVRDFGEIDPAEKGRCLTFEFVGLHDYFGEGKAGVLTRGSQSTSVDAAFAYVDGNGRDALALVEWKFTETYPTADGGADRKKATRSSRYTRALQSEDGPIAVDGVELTDLFHEPIYQLVRQQLLAREMERDVRVKADVVTVVHVLSPENAAYQRSYVSPSLRGRGATVSEVWQSLLRVPGRFVSLDPAVFLDPHVTSEEYVLRYGGIDD, from the coding sequence GTGAGCAAGACCAGTGCCTTCGACGTGCGATACGACCGGCGCCTGTCGGAAGGGTTCTTGGCGCATCTGCTGCCGGGGGGCGTGCTCGCCTCCCTGGCGGTCTATGCCAAGAGCGCCTTGTTTCCGCTCGACCTCCGCTTCCGCAGGGACGTGAAGACGCAGGCCGAACACGTGTCGCTCTACGTGGGACTGACGTCGGTCCTTGATGTCCACCACGCCAAGTCCGGCAAGCTGAGGCTCAAGGTCCACCAGACGCACCAGCAGAACGGCAAGTTCGACCCGGGCTGGAGCGCCCTGAGGACGCCTGACGAGCTGGCCGCGATCTGGCCGGACGTCGAGCTCTACCTCGATCGGGTCATCCCCATGGCTGCGCGGTCCCACGGCACGAAGGAGGGTGCAGTCCAGGCCGCAGTCGCCGCCCACCGGTCGCGTGAGCGGATCGTCCTGGATCGCGAGGTCACTCCTTCGTTCCGAGACGCGGCGTTCAAGAAGCAGTTCATGGAGGAGTGCCAGCGCCCGATCCTGGAAGCGCTCGCGAAAGCGGACCTGGGGTTCGGCGGGGTGCCTGCGAAGCTCGGCAACGAGTGCGATGCCCTCGCGATCGACCACGCCGGGCGAGTCCTGGCAGTCGAGGTCAAGCCGCTCGCGGTCGGCAGCATCGCCTGGGTCGCGGCTCAGGCGGTCATGTACGCCCGCATCCTGCAGCGGTGGATCGACCTCGACGACACGGGCGCCGACGGACCCGCCCACGTCCTGCGGGGCATGCTGGCCCAGCGCCACGCGGTGCGGTTGGCGCCTCCGCTCGAGGTCGCACTCCCTGACCAGCTGCGGGTGACCCCTGTCGTGGCCTTGCAGCGAGGCGCCTCGCCGGAGATGGTGCGCCGCATGCTGAAGGTGCGCGACGTCCTCAGCGCGGCCGACATGGGCGTCGAGCCGGTGGAGATCTACGAGGTGAACCTGATCGGCGAGTGGATCCCGCTCGACGAGTCCCGACTCCCTGACGGCCGACCGGTCGCTCGGCGCAACTATGCGCGCGAGTCGAACGAGCGGGCGGTCCACTGGAAGCACAACACGTCTGCGCTGCCTGACGAGGCGCGGGGACCAGGCGCGGTCCGTGGGTGGGGAGGGACGTACGACGTGGACTACGCCCTGCCGGAGGCGTACGCCAGCCACAACCTGCTGCCGGAGGTGAGGGACATGGCCCTCGAGCTGTTCGAGAAGCACGAGATCGCCTGGCACCAGTCCATCCACGGAGGGCCGACCAACCACCTGCGGTCGTCGCAGGTCCAGTGCGTCAACGCGCTCGGTCAGATGATGGCGGACCCGGATCGGATCAGGACGGCCTTCGGCCGCGTGCTCGAAATCGGCGAGGTTCGTGACTTCGGCGAGATCGACCCGGCTGAAAAGGGTAGATGCCTCACCTTCGAGTTCGTCGGACTGCATGACTACTTCGGGGAGGGCAAGGCGGGCGTACTGACGCGCGGCTCGCAGTCGACGAGTGTCGACGCTGCGTTCGCGTATGTCGACGGCAACGGCCGCGACGCGCTCGCTCTTGTCGAGTGGAAGTTCACCGAGACCTACCCGACGGCCGACGGCGGTGCAGACCGCAAGAAGGCCACCCGCTCGAGTCGCTACACCAGAGCCTTGCAGAGCGAGGACGGTCCGATCGCCGTTGACGGCGTCGAGCTGACCGATCTCTTCCACGAGCCCATCTACCAGCTCGTGCGGCAACAGCTTCTCGCTCGGGAGATGGAGCGCGACGTCAGGGTCAAGGCGGACGTCGTCACGGTCGTGCACGTGCTCTCTCCGGAGAATGCGGCGTACCAGCGGTCCTACGTCTCGCCGTCTCTTCGGGGTCGTGGGGCAACCGTCAGCGAAGTCTGGCAGTCCTTGCTGCGGGTGCCCGGAAGGTTCGTGAGCCTCGACCCGGCCGTCTTCCTCGACCCGCACGTGACGAGCGAGGAGTACGTGCTCCGGTACGGAGGCATCGATGACTGA